One Bacillus sp. FJAT-52991 genomic region harbors:
- a CDS encoding ABC transporter permease: protein MKNIEQLWKSRLESYYGELRKYLRYMLNDHFLFVLVFGLGALLYYYSGWVKTLDETFPAPFIMAVTLGALLAWSPVYTFLMRADTVFLLPLEEKMNSYFQKAIRTSFFSQIYLLIAGLAFFMPMYAQVKGSSAQSFFLLLLVLVGLKIWNLHIRWYVLKQQERESHLGDLAIRFILNGVLLYFLFSSSNLLFVGAVAVIMIGYLIYFKKAAERMTLKWETLVDLEEKRMAAFYRLANLFTDVPHLKGTVKRRQWLDPLLERLPFSQTSTYAFLFRRTFVRTSEYFGLFVRLTVIAALAIGFSDQVILQLIIALLFIYLTGFQLLPMIRRHELKIWVSLYPVSTTEKREALLQLLGRLLIIQATVFGIVAAISQTLTQGGLVLVAGLLLVFVFVKLYAPSRLKKMEEL, encoded by the coding sequence ATGAAAAACATTGAGCAATTATGGAAAAGCAGGCTGGAGTCTTATTATGGCGAACTGCGTAAATACTTGCGTTATATGCTAAATGATCATTTTTTGTTTGTGCTTGTATTTGGGCTTGGTGCCCTGCTTTATTACTACAGCGGCTGGGTGAAAACGCTTGATGAAACCTTTCCAGCCCCGTTCATTATGGCTGTGACGCTTGGTGCATTATTAGCTTGGAGCCCGGTGTACACCTTTTTAATGCGTGCGGATACTGTCTTTTTACTTCCGCTAGAAGAAAAGATGAACAGTTATTTTCAAAAAGCGATTCGGACAAGCTTTTTTTCGCAAATTTATTTATTGATTGCTGGACTGGCTTTCTTTATGCCGATGTACGCTCAAGTAAAAGGTTCGTCCGCTCAATCGTTTTTCCTCTTGCTACTTGTCTTAGTAGGCTTGAAAATATGGAATTTACATATTCGCTGGTATGTGCTCAAACAGCAAGAAAGAGAAAGCCACTTAGGTGATTTAGCGATCCGTTTTATCCTGAATGGTGTCTTGCTTTATTTCTTATTTTCTAGTTCGAATCTCCTCTTTGTCGGGGCGGTAGCTGTTATTATGATTGGTTACTTGATTTATTTTAAGAAAGCAGCCGAGCGAATGACATTAAAGTGGGAGACACTTGTGGATCTGGAAGAGAAAAGAATGGCCGCCTTTTATCGCCTCGCAAATTTATTTACCGATGTTCCTCATTTGAAAGGAACCGTCAAGCGGCGTCAATGGCTCGACCCACTTCTAGAGAGATTACCGTTTAGTCAAACATCGACCTACGCTTTTTTATTTCGCCGTACTTTTGTTCGAACAAGCGAATACTTCGGGCTGTTTGTTCGCCTAACAGTGATTGCCGCACTGGCGATCGGCTTTAGTGATCAAGTGATCTTGCAGCTCATCATTGCGCTGTTATTTATTTATTTAACTGGTTTTCAATTGTTGCCAATGATTCGGCGTCATGAACTGAAAATATGGGTCTCACTTTATCCAGTCTCAACAACGGAAAAAAGAGAGGCGTTGTTACAGCTGTTAGGACGTTTGCTGATCATACAAGCGACGGTGTTTGGAATCGTAGCTGCTATTAGTCAAACACTTACTCAAGGTGGTCTTGTTTTAGTAGCGGGTCTGCTTCTTGTATTTGTTTTCGTTAAATTATACGCACCATCTCGCTTAAAGAAGATGGAGGAGCTATAA
- a CDS encoding antibiotic biosynthesis monooxygenase, producing MNVYITSGTFDFLKKLKDKHATEKMIVMENAEGATLLHETEQKTLFQSPRKYEVIDASGELANHGYVVFNNIPVTDEGRPIFEYRFKNRARLIEEVPGFISIRVLRPLNSNTYIIMTQWKDQQSFQGWQDSQAYNKAHEKRSSEEGVDKQPKIFSSPSYVTTYNVPKED from the coding sequence ATGAATGTATATATTACTTCAGGGACGTTTGATTTTTTAAAGAAGCTGAAAGACAAGCATGCTACTGAAAAAATGATTGTCATGGAGAATGCGGAAGGAGCTACACTTTTGCATGAAACAGAGCAAAAAACACTTTTTCAATCCCCGCGTAAATATGAAGTCATTGACGCATCAGGTGAGCTAGCGAATCACGGTTATGTTGTTTTCAATAATATTCCTGTCACAGATGAGGGCCGGCCTATTTTTGAATATCGCTTTAAAAATCGAGCACGTCTTATTGAAGAAGTGCCAGGATTTATCTCGATTCGCGTGCTTCGTCCACTTAACTCTAATACGTATATTATTATGACCCAATGGAAAGATCAGCAATCTTTTCAAGGTTGGCAAGACTCGCAAGCTTACAATAAAGCTCACGAAAAACGCAGCTCAGAAGAAGGAGTCGACAAGCAACCAAAAATCTTCTCAAGCCCATCTTATGTCACAACATACAATGTTCCTAAAGAAGATTAA